A region of Halalkaliarchaeum desulfuricum DNA encodes the following proteins:
- a CDS encoding DNA mismatch repair protein — translation MQLEAYWGVGPKTRERLEAELGAERAVEAIESADIGALVDAGIPRGRVVRILRRANADGDVDRFGTSDARDVYDELLSLAASYALTERAGDRIRVMSPLSSDGARRERLETVTAARDAWIDLEEPTRERVTEAFAAYDDAGATDRAAVRAALSLREAGFRGGTFGALADLDEGGLSDAADALGAVRLADSAPPGAAVAEADSDDLAVRSGTDGRLDRLREELEAVEELENAAFDVIETVRERGAQDLEAFQSGVVEYVASETGLSTGEIRSAAPDDAVDASDYVSRTLRELVAEQRERVTDREREVAAELQEDVATADEDVEAAIAAVDDIAFALSLGRFAAAHDLQKPTLVDEAVLAVSNARNLFLSGEVQPVTYAVGEHDLAGTSNGGEPAPPSGDRVAVLTGANSGGKTTLLETLCQVTLLADMGLPVPADRATVGRFDTVVFHRRHASFNAGVLESTLKSIVPPLSDEDRTLMLVDEFEAITEPGRAADLLNGLVELTVSRDALGVYVTHLADDLSPLPDSARVDGIFAEGLTQDLELEVDYQPRFGTIGKSTPEFIVSRLVANARDRAARQGFEKLAEAVGEEAVQRTLSDARWER, via the coding sequence ATGCAACTGGAAGCGTACTGGGGCGTCGGGCCGAAGACGCGCGAGCGGCTCGAAGCGGAACTGGGGGCCGAACGCGCCGTCGAGGCGATCGAGTCGGCGGACATCGGTGCGCTCGTCGACGCGGGGATCCCCCGGGGGCGCGTGGTTCGGATCCTGCGGCGCGCGAACGCCGACGGCGACGTCGACCGGTTCGGTACCTCCGACGCCCGAGACGTGTACGACGAGCTGCTGTCGCTTGCGGCCTCCTATGCCCTGACCGAACGGGCGGGCGATCGGATTCGGGTGATGTCCCCCCTGTCGAGCGACGGGGCCAGACGGGAGCGACTCGAGACGGTGACGGCAGCCCGGGACGCCTGGATTGACCTCGAGGAACCGACCCGCGAACGGGTCACGGAGGCGTTTGCCGCCTACGACGACGCCGGCGCCACCGACCGGGCCGCAGTGCGGGCTGCGCTTTCGCTCCGGGAGGCCGGCTTTCGGGGCGGGACCTTCGGGGCGCTTGCCGACCTCGACGAGGGTGGGCTCTCCGACGCCGCCGACGCCCTGGGAGCTGTCAGACTCGCGGATTCTGCCCCGCCGGGCGCCGCTGTCGCCGAGGCGGATTCCGACGACCTGGCGGTTCGGTCCGGGACCGATGGTCGCCTCGACCGGCTGCGGGAGGAGCTGGAGGCAGTCGAGGAGCTGGAAAACGCCGCCTTCGACGTGATCGAGACGGTTCGCGAACGAGGGGCCCAGGATCTCGAGGCGTTTCAAAGCGGCGTCGTGGAGTACGTGGCAAGCGAAACCGGCCTCTCGACCGGCGAGATCCGGTCGGCGGCGCCCGACGACGCAGTCGACGCCTCCGATTACGTCAGCCGGACGCTCCGGGAACTGGTGGCCGAGCAGCGCGAGCGCGTCACCGACCGGGAGCGGGAGGTCGCCGCGGAGCTACAGGAAGACGTCGCCACCGCCGACGAGGACGTCGAGGCGGCGATCGCTGCGGTCGACGACATCGCCTTTGCGCTCTCGCTGGGGCGGTTCGCCGCAGCTCACGACTTACAGAAGCCGACGCTGGTCGACGAGGCGGTGCTTGCAGTCTCGAACGCGCGGAACCTTTTCCTCTCGGGGGAGGTCCAGCCGGTGACGTACGCGGTGGGGGAGCACGATCTCGCCGGCACCTCGAACGGAGGCGAACCCGCGCCGCCCTCGGGCGATCGCGTCGCGGTCCTCACCGGCGCCAACTCCGGCGGGAAGACGACTCTCCTGGAGACGCTGTGTCAGGTGACCTTGCTCGCCGACATGGGGCTGCCGGTGCCGGCCGACCGGGCGACTGTCGGGCGCTTCGACACCGTGGTCTTTCACCGACGTCACGCTTCCTTCAACGCCGGCGTGCTGGAGTCGACACTGAAAAGTATCGTGCCACCGCTGTCGGACGAGGACCGGACGCTGATGCTGGTCGACGAGTTCGAGGCGATCACCGAACCCGGCCGGGCGGCGGACCTGTTGAACGGGCTCGTCGAACTTACGGTTTCCCGCGACGCGCTCGGCGTGTACGTCACCCACCTCGCAGACGATCTCAGTCCGCTTCCCGATTCCGCCCGCGTGGACGGGATCTTCGCGGAGGGACTCACACAGGACCTCGAACTCGAGGTAGATTACCAGCCCCGGTTCGGAACGATCGGCAAGTCGACCCCGGAGTTCATCGTCTCCCGGCTGGTCGCGAACGCCCGGGACCGGGCCGCACGACAGGGGTTCGAGAAGTTGGCGGAGGCAGTCGGCGAGGAGGCGGTTCAGCGGACGCTGTCGGACGCGCGATGGGAGAGATAA
- a CDS encoding GNAT family N-acetyltransferase: MVEFRPIEADQTAKYWAVLQHAFDIEAGPGADEDDPGPETDDWPPELFDPRGLFDDGELVSVCKLYYFDAYLHDGFTTVGGLGAVATPPEHRRQGYVRQLLSEALAEYRDVGVDVVTLWPFSVPFYRQLGWGIANKYTVYELPPEQLRFARGAAGTVHRLDPDDWGRLRSVEVAFGSGTALSMRRSKRWWQDRTLSAWSGRNEPYVYGYERGGELRGYVLYTVDRAEDGDRTLRVMDLAHVDDDAYLGLLAFLSDHDSQVASVRLPRAAETELLDRVHDPGDVECTVRVGPMARLVDVAAALEGYGWPDGVDVGFSLAVDDPLLERNDRGFAVRVSDGSATVEPAPSGNTSAAGDTSAAGDTSADVTPDVSLDVGTLSRLYLGSVDVPVAERVGDCTIREPDVREVLTAAFPSQRVCLREFF; this comes from the coding sequence ATGGTCGAATTTCGCCCGATCGAGGCGGATCAAACGGCGAAGTACTGGGCGGTCCTCCAGCACGCCTTCGATATCGAGGCGGGCCCCGGCGCCGACGAGGACGACCCGGGTCCGGAGACGGACGACTGGCCGCCGGAGCTGTTCGATCCCCGGGGGCTGTTCGACGACGGGGAACTCGTCAGCGTCTGCAAGCTGTACTATTTCGACGCGTATCTCCACGACGGGTTCACGACTGTCGGCGGTCTCGGCGCCGTCGCCACGCCCCCCGAACACCGCAGACAGGGGTACGTCCGACAGCTGCTTTCCGAGGCCCTCGCGGAGTATCGGGACGTCGGCGTCGACGTCGTGACGCTGTGGCCCTTTTCAGTACCCTTCTACCGGCAGCTTGGCTGGGGAATCGCGAACAAGTACACCGTCTACGAACTCCCTCCCGAGCAGCTACGCTTCGCCCGGGGGGCGGCGGGAACGGTCCACCGGCTCGATCCAGACGACTGGGGGCGGCTCAGGTCCGTGGAGGTCGCGTTCGGCTCCGGAACCGCGCTGTCGATGCGCCGCTCGAAACGCTGGTGGCAGGATCGGACGTTGTCGGCGTGGAGTGGACGGAACGAGCCGTACGTGTACGGCTACGAACGCGGCGGCGAGCTCCGTGGGTACGTCCTGTACACGGTCGATCGCGCCGAAGACGGCGATCGAACGCTCCGGGTGATGGACCTCGCGCACGTCGACGACGACGCATACCTGGGGCTGCTCGCGTTCCTTTCCGACCACGACTCCCAGGTGGCGTCGGTCCGACTCCCCCGGGCGGCGGAGACCGAACTGCTCGACCGGGTCCACGATCCCGGAGACGTGGAGTGCACCGTTCGGGTCGGGCCGATGGCCCGCCTCGTCGACGTCGCGGCCGCCCTGGAGGGGTACGGATGGCCCGACGGCGTCGACGTCGGATTCTCCCTGGCCGTCGACGATCCACTTCTGGAGCGCAACGACCGTGGGTTCGCGGTTCGGGTCTCCGACGGCTCGGCGACGGTGGAACCTGCGCCCTCCGGCAACACATCGGCCGCCGGAGACACATCGGCCGCCGGAGACACATCGGCCGACGTGACGCCGGACGTGTCACTCGACGTCGGAACGCTCTCTCGACTCTACCTGGGAAGCGTCGACGTACCGGTTGCCGAACGCGTCGGCGACTGTACGATCCGGGAACCGGACGTGCGGGAAGTGTTGACCGCAGCGTTCCCTTCCCAGCGGGTGTGTCTCAGAGAGTTCTTCTGA
- a CDS encoding DEAD/DEAH box helicase codes for MTDGGDSDAEGNAPDTDTEGNPSDPDADATPIQLSRFLDVVEREERPVLTAQQAARRLDCTQAQARDALDDLARRGEIERVDVETDPVVYYPTEWRKLARRERVVVFPTRREIVVDQPTQYTRAQLTQFAHLVDTTGTDPGTRGYLYRVRPEDVWVAPFEEFEELLSTVRSALPRRYSHLEEWMEDQWERAHQFRLYTHEDGYVVLEAASESLMGNVAEEKLDEDAIRAPISDTEAWINGDRIAGIKRTLYDAGYPVVDDRELETGDGLDVELTTDLREYQQSWVESFLDKQAGVFVGPPGSGKTVAAIATIAAVDGETLILVPSRELAEQWREELLAHTDLTREQIGAYHGGEKRIRPVTIATYQTAGMDRHRQLFDSRKWGLIVYDEVHHVPSDVYRRSADLQAVHRLGLSATPVREDESEAEIFTLIGPPIGTDWDALFEAGFVQEPELEIRYVPWRDDTARNEYTSTDGRERYRLAAQNPAKLDEVEYLLARHDDRKALVFVDYLDQGEKIAEALSVPFVSGDTPHYRREQLFSELREGTRRTLVVSRIADEGIDLPDAEVAILASGLGGSRRQGAQRAGRTMRPAGSALVFVLATRGSREEEFARRQLRHLAGKGIRVRETNVSG; via the coding sequence ATGACCGACGGAGGCGATTCGGACGCCGAAGGGAACGCCCCCGACACCGACACCGAGGGGAACCCCTCCGACCCCGACGCTGACGCCACCCCCATCCAGCTCTCCCGGTTCCTCGACGTCGTCGAGCGCGAAGAGCGTCCCGTACTGACCGCCCAGCAGGCTGCCCGTCGACTTGACTGTACCCAGGCACAGGCCAGGGACGCGCTCGACGACCTCGCAAGGCGAGGAGAGATCGAACGGGTCGACGTGGAGACTGACCCAGTCGTGTACTACCCCACGGAGTGGCGCAAACTGGCGCGTCGCGAGCGTGTCGTCGTCTTTCCGACCCGGCGGGAGATCGTCGTCGATCAGCCCACCCAGTACACCCGGGCACAACTGACGCAGTTCGCCCATCTCGTGGACACGACCGGAACCGACCCCGGGACTCGAGGGTACCTCTACCGGGTCCGGCCCGAAGACGTCTGGGTCGCGCCGTTCGAGGAGTTCGAGGAACTGCTGTCGACCGTTCGATCCGCTCTCCCACGGCGGTATTCACACCTCGAGGAGTGGATGGAAGACCAGTGGGAGCGCGCCCACCAGTTTCGTCTGTACACCCACGAGGACGGCTACGTCGTGCTCGAGGCAGCCTCCGAGAGCTTGATGGGCAACGTCGCCGAGGAGAAACTCGACGAGGACGCGATCCGGGCACCGATCTCCGACACCGAGGCGTGGATCAACGGCGACCGTATCGCCGGGATCAAGCGGACGCTGTACGACGCCGGCTACCCCGTCGTCGACGACCGCGAACTGGAGACCGGCGACGGTCTCGACGTCGAACTCACCACGGACCTGCGCGAATACCAGCAGTCGTGGGTCGAGTCGTTCCTCGACAAACAGGCGGGGGTGTTCGTCGGGCCGCCCGGAAGCGGGAAGACTGTCGCCGCAATCGCGACGATCGCCGCCGTCGACGGCGAGACCCTGATTCTGGTTCCCTCCCGCGAACTCGCCGAACAGTGGCGGGAGGAACTGCTCGCGCACACGGACCTCACTCGCGAGCAGATCGGCGCCTACCACGGCGGCGAAAAGCGGATCCGGCCGGTCACGATCGCGACCTACCAGACCGCCGGGATGGACAGACATCGTCAACTGTTCGACTCCCGCAAGTGGGGGCTGATCGTCTACGACGAGGTCCATCACGTCCCCAGCGACGTCTACCGCCGCAGCGCCGACCTCCAGGCGGTCCACCGGCTCGGGCTGTCGGCGACGCCGGTCCGGGAGGACGAAAGCGAGGCGGAGATCTTCACGCTCATCGGGCCACCGATCGGCACCGACTGGGACGCGCTGTTCGAGGCGGGGTTCGTCCAGGAGCCCGAACTCGAGATCCGGTACGTTCCATGGCGCGACGACACGGCGAGAAACGAGTACACGAGCACCGACGGGCGGGAACGCTACCGACTGGCCGCACAGAACCCCGCCAAACTGGACGAGGTAGAGTACCTGCTCGCCAGACACGACGATCGCAAGGCGCTCGTGTTCGTCGACTACCTCGACCAGGGCGAGAAGATCGCCGAGGCCCTATCGGTGCCGTTCGTCAGCGGCGACACGCCTCACTACCGTCGCGAACAGTTGTTCTCCGAGCTCCGCGAGGGGACGCGGCGGACCCTCGTCGTCTCCCGGATCGCCGACGAGGGGATCGACCTCCCGGACGCCGAGGTGGCGATCCTGGCGTCGGGACTGGGCGGCTCCCGGCGGCAGGGCGCCCAGCGGGCGGGTCGGACGATGCGTCCGGCCGGGTCGGCGCTGGTGTTCGTACTCGCCACCCGCGGGAGCCGCGAGGAGGAGTTCGCCCGGCGGCAGCTCCGCCACCTGGCTGGCAAGGGGATCCGCGTGCGGGAGACGAACGTGAGCGGCTGA
- a CDS encoding RNA-guided pseudouridylation complex pseudouridine synthase subunit Cbf5, translating into MTDPTETSGALRPPPDQRSLPELLQFGVVNLDKPPGPSAHQVAAWVRDLADDAVRELSEGTSGETDGVSEAAHAGTLDPKVTGCLPVLTGAATRLAQAFLEGEKEYVTVLELHRPAPADLESVLDSFEAPLYQKPPRKSAVSRRLRIREIYELEALETQERRVLLRIRCESGTYVRKLCHDLGLALGTGAHMGDLRRTATTPFDDATLVTLHDLVDALEWAMDGHTEQLRTVVQPAERAISHLPAVTIAESAAREVANGAPVYAPGVIAADDDIYAALDADPDDAPLVACFTPEGTAVCLGRPVGDPDADQGTVVDLDRVLV; encoded by the coding sequence ATGACAGACCCGACCGAAACCAGTGGTGCGCTCCGTCCGCCCCCGGACCAGCGAAGCCTCCCGGAACTGCTCCAGTTCGGCGTCGTCAACCTGGACAAACCACCGGGACCGTCGGCACACCAGGTCGCCGCCTGGGTCCGGGACCTCGCGGACGACGCGGTTCGGGAGCTGTCGGAGGGCACATCCGGGGAGACGGACGGCGTCTCCGAGGCCGCCCACGCCGGCACCCTCGACCCGAAGGTGACCGGCTGCCTGCCGGTGTTGACCGGCGCTGCCACCAGGCTGGCGCAGGCGTTCCTCGAAGGGGAAAAAGAGTACGTCACCGTCCTCGAACTCCACCGTCCCGCCCCCGCCGACCTGGAGTCGGTGCTCGACTCCTTCGAGGCGCCCCTGTACCAGAAGCCGCCCCGGAAAAGCGCCGTCTCCCGTCGGCTCCGGATCAGAGAGATCTACGAACTGGAGGCGCTCGAAACGCAGGAACGCCGGGTGCTCCTCCGGATCCGGTGTGAATCGGGGACGTACGTGCGGAAGCTGTGTCACGACCTCGGGCTCGCGCTGGGAACAGGCGCGCACATGGGCGACCTCCGGCGGACCGCGACGACCCCGTTCGACGACGCCACGCTCGTGACCCTTCACGACCTCGTCGACGCGCTGGAGTGGGCTATGGACGGTCACACGGAACAGCTCAGAACTGTCGTTCAGCCGGCCGAGCGAGCGATCTCGCATCTCCCCGCGGTGACGATCGCCGAGTCTGCAGCGAGGGAGGTCGCCAACGGCGCACCGGTGTACGCGCCGGGGGTGATCGCTGCCGACGACGACATCTACGCGGCGCTGGATGCCGATCCCGACGACGCTCCCCTCGTGGCGTGTTTCACGCCGGAGGGAACCGCAGTGTGTCTCGGTCGTCCCGTCGGCGACCCCGACGCGGACCAGGGGACTGTCGTCGATCTCGATCGCGTCCTTGTGTGA
- the cmk gene encoding (d)CMP kinase — protein sequence MLLTVSGPPGSGKSTTAAALADAFDLEHVSGGDIFREMAAERGMSPVEFNEHAEDDDTIDRELDRRLRSIAIERDDVLLESRLAGWLAGEHADLKVWLDAPLTVRAERIADREDKDVELARVETARREKSEAKRYEEYYSIDIHDLTIYDIAYNTARWSPEGVLGMLTTAIDSYDPDSDEGKAPVEGVSYDF from the coding sequence ATGTTACTGACCGTCTCCGGTCCGCCGGGCAGCGGGAAAAGCACCACCGCCGCCGCCCTGGCGGACGCGTTCGATCTCGAGCACGTCTCCGGGGGAGACATCTTCCGGGAGATGGCCGCCGAACGGGGGATGTCACCCGTCGAGTTCAACGAGCACGCCGAGGACGACGACACCATCGACCGCGAACTGGATCGCCGGCTGCGATCGATCGCGATCGAACGCGACGACGTCCTGCTGGAGTCGCGGCTCGCCGGCTGGCTCGCCGGCGAACACGCCGATCTCAAGGTGTGGCTCGACGCCCCCCTCACGGTACGGGCCGAGCGGATCGCCGACCGGGAGGACAAAGACGTCGAACTCGCACGGGTCGAGACCGCCCGCCGCGAGAAAAGCGAGGCGAAGCGGTACGAGGAGTACTACAGCATCGACATCCACGATCTCACGATCTATGACATCGCCTACAACACCGCCCGGTGGAGTCCCGAAGGGGTACTCGGCATGTTGACGACCGCGATCGACTCCTACGACCCCGACAGCGACGAGGGAAAGGCACCGGTCGAGGGCGTCAGCTACGACTTTTGA
- a CDS encoding S-layer protein: MGRQSLTRRRFGTGLAALTVVGLAGCTGEDNGEETGDEQEFDLDNPGDLTIHLENEDGEPVSSGVVVTIESVEEDFSANFQTAIQDGELSGASLIYEGEYRITVESTEDEFDPVEETVTLEEDEDETVTIVLEGATGDE, from the coding sequence ATGGGACGACAATCCCTTACCCGCCGACGCTTCGGTACAGGTCTCGCTGCCCTCACTGTTGTCGGTCTTGCCGGCTGTACGGGCGAGGATAACGGCGAAGAGACGGGGGACGAACAGGAGTTCGACCTCGATAACCCCGGAGATCTCACCATCCACCTCGAAAACGAGGACGGTGAACCGGTATCCTCCGGCGTGGTCGTGACGATCGAAAGCGTCGAGGAAGACTTCAGCGCCAACTTCCAGACCGCCATCCAGGACGGGGAACTCTCCGGTGCGAGCCTCATCTACGAGGGCGAGTACCGCATCACGGTCGAGAGCACCGAAGACGAGTTCGATCCCGTCGAGGAAACCGTCACGCTGGAGGAAGACGAAGACGAAACCGTGACGATCGTACTCGAGGGTGCAACCGGCGACGAATAG
- a CDS encoding nucleoside phosphorylase, whose product MAKQPHLLVEEGDVTDIAIIPGDPGRVDRIAAQCENVEEVSQNREYKVVNATYDGRPVTICSTGIGCPSAAIALEELSRVGVETFLRCGTTGALQEGIEIGDMVVATGAAKEEGTSKRYEPEVYPAVPDYGALSALVDAAEENDEDVHVGPIVSDDAYYNESDEYIVDWEDAGLLAIEMEAAAVFSLGRRKGLAASAICTVDGNLVEGTQKGATDDEELPEKAKNNVERAIAITLEAATEL is encoded by the coding sequence ATGGCCAAACAGCCGCACCTGCTCGTCGAGGAGGGCGACGTAACCGACATCGCGATCATCCCGGGAGATCCGGGGCGCGTCGATCGAATCGCCGCCCAGTGTGAGAACGTCGAGGAGGTTTCACAGAATCGGGAGTACAAGGTCGTCAACGCCACCTACGACGGCCGCCCGGTGACGATCTGTTCGACCGGGATCGGCTGCCCCTCGGCGGCGATCGCCCTCGAGGAGCTCTCCCGCGTCGGCGTCGAGACGTTCCTGCGGTGTGGCACCACCGGCGCCCTCCAGGAGGGCATCGAGATCGGCGACATGGTGGTCGCCACTGGCGCTGCCAAAGAAGAGGGAACCAGCAAGCGCTACGAGCCCGAGGTGTACCCGGCGGTGCCCGACTACGGGGCGCTGTCTGCACTCGTCGACGCCGCCGAGGAGAACGACGAGGATGTCCACGTCGGACCGATCGTCTCAGACGACGCCTACTACAACGAATCCGACGAGTACATCGTCGACTGGGAGGACGCCGGACTGCTCGCGATCGAGATGGAGGCGGCGGCGGTGTTCTCGCTGGGCCGCCGGAAGGGGCTGGCCGCCAGCGCGATCTGTACCGTCGACGGCAATCTCGTCGAGGGCACTCAAAAGGGTGCGACCGACGACGAGGAACTCCCCGAAAAGGCCAAGAACAACGTCGAACGTGCGATCGCGATCACGCTCGAGGCAGCGACTGAATTGTAG
- a CDS encoding NAD-binding protein, with translation MEWSREWVSARAAVVLTFLVGVLSIVVGLVHIATGGVEGPLVEFVPPIVRQTVGFTGTITGFVMLLGAFALARGYRLGWYATIVLLPVTAAQGLLQTSPFAYPLVVLSGLAVPALVINRRRFRRPVSPSPTQLAAGTALVTALLYGTLGSYALRDEFEGIVTITDAFYYTVVTASTVGYGDVHATTEISRLFSLSVLILNVAAFAVALGVLITPAIEAQLSKALGRMTETQFELLEDHVLVLGYGELTEPILEELAAADDIEFVVVTSEENITRQLSSREIPVLTADPSDVEPLQQARIGTARAVLVATNNDAQDALAILTARQLNPDVRIVAAATQRENVNKLRRAGADEVVSPAAIGGHLLVESALGTDDTDDTDRLVADILGDSPDPDDED, from the coding sequence ATGGAGTGGAGCCGCGAGTGGGTTTCCGCGCGGGCGGCAGTGGTGCTCACGTTTCTCGTGGGCGTGCTGTCGATCGTCGTCGGGCTCGTCCACATCGCCACCGGCGGCGTCGAGGGACCGCTCGTGGAGTTTGTCCCCCCGATCGTCCGCCAGACGGTGGGCTTCACCGGCACCATCACCGGCTTCGTGATGCTGCTTGGCGCGTTCGCCCTCGCGCGCGGCTACCGCCTCGGCTGGTACGCGACGATCGTGTTGCTCCCGGTGACGGCCGCCCAGGGTCTCCTGCAGACGTCGCCGTTCGCGTATCCCCTGGTCGTGCTGTCGGGGCTTGCTGTCCCGGCACTCGTGATCAACCGCCGTCGGTTCAGACGCCCGGTTTCCCCTTCGCCAACGCAACTGGCGGCTGGGACGGCCCTCGTGACGGCGCTTCTGTATGGCACATTAGGCTCGTATGCATTGCGCGATGAGTTCGAGGGCATCGTCACCATCACCGACGCGTTCTACTACACGGTCGTCACCGCGAGCACCGTCGGCTACGGTGACGTCCACGCGACGACAGAGATCAGCCGGCTGTTCAGCCTCTCGGTGCTGATCTTGAACGTCGCTGCGTTTGCGGTCGCGCTCGGGGTCCTGATCACGCCTGCCATCGAAGCGCAGCTCTCGAAAGCACTCGGAAGAATGACAGAAACACAGTTCGAACTCCTGGAAGACCACGTCCTCGTGCTCGGGTACGGGGAACTGACGGAACCGATACTCGAAGAACTCGCCGCGGCTGACGACATCGAATTCGTCGTCGTCACGTCCGAAGAGAACATTACCCGGCAGCTCTCCAGTCGGGAGATCCCGGTGTTGACGGCGGATCCGAGCGACGTGGAGCCGTTACAGCAGGCTCGGATCGGCACTGCCAGGGCGGTGCTCGTTGCGACGAACAACGACGCACAGGACGCGCTGGCGATCCTCACCGCCCGGCAGCTCAACCCCGACGTCCGGATCGTCGCCGCCGCGACCCAGCGGGAAAACGTGAACAAGCTCCGCCGGGCCGGCGCAGACGAGGTGGTGAGCCCAGCCGCGATCGGCGGTCACCTGCTCGTCGAGTCTGCGCTCGGCACCGACGACACCGACGACACCGACCGACTGGTCGCCGACATCCTGGGTGATTCTCCCGACCCCGACGACGAAGACTGA
- a CDS encoding COG1361 family protein, which translates to MIARRWLAVGISVVAILALLSVPVAGEIFTRGEPDIDVYLPENEVSPGEVTTLELQLQNDGDLSAGTQREAVTTARSVTVEVRDSGPFELRTGTTPVGTIQDGMTVPAPVGITVPEDLEPGEYEIDVRVRYSYTQQIQADANFAQDRTARDTHTLTVKVLPDSQFEIVSVTGDVQPGSGGDATVEIRNVGSETAQQARATIVGGGGLVFDDGTAETFLGDLEPNESTTVDVDASLAPDATQSPKPVSATIQYRDGDGRDLEAPARNGSLAPIAAQEFDVRDLDSALSVGYGGEITATVVNEGPRTVSGATVALEADSPAVTLEEPRAPIGTLDPGESTTVRFDAGVASDIDPGLREVSFVVEYDDEAQDDLRSDRMKRVVAIEDRQFEVVDLADTLSVGYDGEITGTLVNDGPVPIEDGVLTIEPATESLFVEERRFALPHLEPGESAAFAFPTDVSGQADAGPRQVSFTVEYRSATDKRVQSETITRRVMVEPKRPEFALSSPDARVDAGGETTLEIEITNERPETLSNIDARLYAESPFDSTSDEAFVSTLESGESATLQFHLSADQGTMAKTYPVELDFQYDTERGDTVLSDTYQYPVEVIEPEDGDDGWETLLLVIGAVLVIAGIVGGVLLFRRR; encoded by the coding sequence GTGATCGCCCGCAGGTGGCTGGCGGTCGGGATCTCGGTGGTAGCGATCCTCGCCCTGCTGAGTGTTCCCGTTGCGGGCGAGATATTCACGCGGGGTGAACCCGATATCGACGTGTATCTTCCGGAAAACGAAGTCTCACCCGGCGAGGTCACCACCCTCGAGTTACAGCTCCAGAACGATGGTGATCTCTCGGCCGGAACCCAGCGCGAGGCCGTGACGACCGCCCGGAGCGTCACCGTCGAAGTCAGGGACTCCGGCCCCTTCGAACTCCGAACCGGCACGACCCCTGTGGGAACCATCCAAGACGGTATGACCGTGCCCGCGCCCGTCGGGATTACCGTCCCCGAAGACCTCGAACCCGGCGAGTACGAAATCGACGTCCGGGTCCGGTACTCCTACACACAACAGATTCAGGCGGACGCGAACTTCGCACAGGACCGCACCGCCAGAGACACCCACACGCTGACGGTGAAGGTCCTGCCCGATTCACAGTTCGAAATCGTTTCCGTTACGGGTGACGTCCAGCCCGGCTCCGGCGGCGACGCCACCGTCGAGATCCGCAACGTCGGCTCGGAAACCGCCCAGCAGGCCCGGGCGACGATCGTCGGCGGCGGCGGACTCGTCTTCGATGACGGCACCGCCGAAACCTTCCTCGGCGACCTCGAACCCAACGAATCAACCACCGTCGACGTCGACGCGTCGCTGGCGCCGGACGCAACCCAGTCGCCGAAACCCGTCTCGGCCACCATCCAGTACCGCGACGGCGACGGCCGAGATCTCGAAGCCCCCGCACGCAACGGGAGCCTCGCCCCCATCGCCGCCCAGGAGTTCGACGTCCGCGATCTCGACAGCGCGCTATCGGTCGGCTACGGCGGAGAAATCACCGCCACCGTCGTCAACGAAGGCCCCCGGACGGTCTCGGGTGCGACCGTCGCGCTCGAGGCGGACTCCCCCGCCGTAACGCTTGAAGAACCGCGTGCGCCGATCGGCACGCTCGATCCCGGCGAATCGACGACCGTCCGGTTCGACGCGGGCGTCGCCTCCGACATCGATCCCGGCCTCCGGGAAGTATCGTTCGTCGTCGAGTACGACGACGAGGCCCAAGACGACCTGCGCTCCGATCGGATGAAACGCGTCGTCGCCATCGAGGATCGCCAGTTCGAAGTGGTGGATCTGGCGGACACGCTGTCGGTGGGCTACGACGGGGAAATCACGGGGACACTGGTCAACGACGGGCCGGTGCCGATCGAGGACGGCGTGTTGACGATCGAACCGGCGACGGAGTCGTTGTTCGTCGAGGAGCGACGGTTCGCGTTGCCGCACCTCGAGCCGGGCGAGTCGGCCGCGTTTGCGTTCCCCACCGACGTCAGTGGACAGGCGGATGCGGGGCCTCGACAGGTGAGCTTCACCGTCGAGTACCGGAGCGCGACGGACAAGCGGGTGCAGTCCGAGACGATTACCCGACGGGTTATGGTAGAACCCAAGCGTCCGGAGTTTGCGCTGTCGAGTCCTGACGCTCGGGTGGATGCCGGCGGCGAGACGACATTGGAGATCGAAATCACGAACGAGCGACCGGAAACGCTGTCGAACATCGACGCGCGACTGTACGCGGAAAGCCCGTTCGACTCGACGAGCGACGAAGCGTTCGTTTCGACGTTGGAGTCGGGCGAAAGCGCAACGCTACAGTTCCACCTGTCGGCGGACCAGGGGACAATGGCAAAAACCTACCCCGTCGAACTGGACTTCCAGTACGACACCGAACGCGGTGACACCGTCCTCTCCGATACGTATCAGTATCCCGTCGAGGTGATTGAACCCGAGGACGGCGACGATGGCTGGGAGACACTCCTGCTTGTGATCGGAGCGGTGCTCGTGATAGCCGGGATCGTCGGTGGGGTTCTCCTCTTCCGGCGGCGTTGA